A window from Vulcanimicrobium alpinum encodes these proteins:
- the pckA gene encoding phosphoenolpyruvate carboxykinase (ATP), producing the protein MPNPSQSFDDHLSSLGLGGVGTVYRNQSASQLYEQALARGEGRIGADGQLVVETGKHTGRSPQDKFIVREPGSENHIDWENNKPIDAHVFDALLARVGEYLSGKDVFSLDCHVGADPRYRLPVRIITEFAWHSLFARDLFIDDADDAGETFVPEFTVIDAALFDADPVRDGVRSSTFVLVNFARKIILIGGTRYAGEIKKSVFTVMNYLMPLRETLSMHCSANVGGDGDVAIFFGLSGTGKTTLSSDPKRPLIGDDEHGWSSDGVFNFEGGCYAKMIKLSQSAEPEIWAASHRFGTVLENVVMDPQTRKLDLDSAALTENTRSAYPVAFLPNFVKSGMANAHPKTIIMLTADAFGVLPPIAKLTAEQAMYHFLSGYTAKVAGTERGVTEPTATFSTCFGAPFMVHRPTVYANLLGERIAKHEASCWLVNTGWTGGPYGVGSRMKIAYTRAMVNAAIVGALRHVAYEPEPFFGLHLPTTVPGVPSEVLNPRNAWTDTAAYDAQARKLTALFAENFARFAPHASPELLAVAITA; encoded by the coding sequence CTGCCGAACCCTTCTCAGTCCTTCGACGACCATCTGTCCTCTTTGGGACTCGGCGGCGTGGGGACCGTGTACCGCAACCAGAGCGCCTCGCAGTTGTACGAGCAGGCGCTGGCGCGCGGCGAAGGCCGGATCGGCGCTGACGGACAGCTCGTCGTCGAGACCGGAAAGCATACCGGACGTTCGCCGCAGGACAAGTTCATCGTGCGCGAGCCGGGCAGCGAGAACCACATCGACTGGGAGAACAACAAGCCGATCGACGCGCACGTCTTCGATGCGCTGCTCGCCCGCGTCGGCGAATACCTGAGCGGCAAGGACGTCTTCTCGCTCGACTGTCACGTCGGGGCCGATCCGCGCTATCGCCTGCCGGTCCGCATCATCACCGAGTTCGCCTGGCACAGCCTCTTCGCGCGCGACCTCTTCATCGACGACGCCGACGATGCCGGCGAGACCTTCGTCCCGGAATTCACCGTCATCGACGCCGCGCTCTTCGACGCTGACCCCGTGCGTGACGGCGTGCGTTCGTCGACGTTCGTGCTGGTGAACTTCGCCCGCAAGATCATCCTGATCGGCGGAACGCGGTATGCCGGCGAGATCAAGAAGTCGGTGTTCACGGTGATGAACTACCTGATGCCGTTGCGCGAGACGCTCTCGATGCACTGCTCCGCGAACGTGGGCGGCGACGGCGACGTCGCGATCTTCTTCGGCCTCTCCGGCACCGGCAAGACGACGCTTTCGTCGGATCCAAAGCGTCCGCTAATCGGCGACGACGAACACGGCTGGTCGAGCGACGGCGTGTTCAACTTCGAGGGCGGATGCTATGCGAAGATGATCAAGCTCTCGCAGTCGGCGGAGCCGGAGATCTGGGCGGCCTCGCACCGCTTCGGCACCGTGCTCGAAAACGTGGTCATGGATCCGCAAACGCGCAAGCTCGATCTCGACAGCGCCGCGCTGACCGAGAACACCCGCTCCGCGTATCCGGTCGCGTTTCTGCCGAATTTCGTGAAATCGGGGATGGCGAACGCGCACCCGAAGACGATCATCATGCTGACCGCCGACGCCTTCGGCGTCCTTCCGCCGATCGCGAAGCTCACCGCCGAGCAGGCGATGTACCACTTCCTCTCCGGCTATACGGCGAAGGTCGCCGGCACCGAGCGCGGCGTCACCGAACCGACGGCGACCTTCTCCACCTGCTTCGGTGCGCCGTTCATGGTGCACCGGCCGACGGTCTATGCGAACTTGCTCGGCGAGCGGATCGCAAAACACGAAGCGTCGTGCTGGCTGGTGAACACCGGCTGGACCGGCGGCCCCTACGGCGTCGGTTCGCGGATGAAGATCGCGTACACCCGGGCGATGGTCAACGCCGCGATCGTCGGTGCCCTGCGCCACGTCGCCTACGAGCCCGAGCCGTTTTTCGGCTTGCACCTCCCCACCACCGTCCCGGGCGTGCCGAGCGAGGTCCTCAATCCGCGCAATGCGTGGACCGACACGGCCGCGTACGACGCGCAGGCGCGAAAACTCACCGCGCTCTTCGCGGAGAACTTCGCGCGCTTCGCGCCGCACGCATCGCCTGAATTGCTGGCGGTCGCGATCACGGCGTAG
- the glp gene encoding gephyrin-like molybdotransferase Glp → MAELFTVMPPGEAFAAVARGCSPIARTEIVPLRTALGRVLASDVAASETLPAFARSTMDGYAVRAADTHGASEQSPAYLRLVDDVPTAVVPRRPIGPREAARIHTGAMIPPGADAVVMVEDTNLHPVPVGDAEVEILAAAAPGENVLTVGEDIRAGACAVPAGRRLRAADLGGFAALGITRVQVAAQPRVAILSTGDEVVPASAAPGPAQVRDVNATTIAAIVERAGGVAVAHGIAADSTLMLERTARAALDDADALVISAGSSVSVRDLTAEAIGALGAPGVLVHGIAIKPGKPTVLARCGGKPVVGLPGNPASALVVAWRIVRPLVRVLAGERIDDDGLGDERELAAVLDVAVPSRPGREDYVPCTLARDGAGHLRATPVFGASNLIFTLVRADALIAIPFDRSGVAAGETVRVIVP, encoded by the coding sequence TTGGCTGAACTTTTTACCGTGATGCCGCCCGGCGAAGCATTCGCCGCGGTTGCGCGCGGTTGTTCCCCGATCGCGCGCACGGAAATCGTGCCCTTGCGCACCGCGCTCGGGCGCGTCCTTGCGTCGGACGTCGCCGCTTCGGAGACGCTTCCGGCGTTCGCGCGCTCGACGATGGACGGCTATGCGGTACGAGCCGCCGACACGCACGGCGCCTCGGAGCAGTCGCCGGCGTACCTGCGCCTCGTCGACGACGTTCCGACCGCTGTAGTGCCGCGGCGGCCGATCGGCCCCCGCGAAGCCGCTCGCATTCACACGGGCGCGATGATCCCGCCGGGCGCCGACGCGGTGGTGATGGTCGAGGACACCAACCTGCATCCGGTCCCCGTCGGCGATGCCGAAGTCGAGATCCTCGCCGCCGCCGCGCCCGGCGAGAACGTCCTGACGGTGGGCGAAGACATTCGGGCGGGGGCCTGTGCCGTACCGGCGGGCCGGCGTCTTCGGGCGGCCGACCTCGGCGGCTTCGCCGCGCTCGGGATCACTCGGGTGCAGGTCGCCGCGCAGCCGCGCGTCGCGATCCTCTCGACCGGCGACGAGGTCGTCCCGGCCTCCGCGGCGCCGGGACCGGCGCAAGTGCGGGACGTCAACGCGACGACGATCGCCGCGATCGTCGAGCGCGCCGGCGGCGTCGCGGTCGCGCACGGAATCGCCGCCGACAGCACGCTCATGCTCGAGCGCACCGCGCGCGCGGCGCTCGACGATGCCGATGCGCTCGTGATCTCCGCGGGTTCGTCGGTCTCGGTGCGCGATCTCACCGCCGAAGCGATCGGTGCGCTCGGGGCGCCGGGCGTGCTCGTGCACGGGATCGCGATCAAGCCGGGAAAACCCACGGTGCTCGCACGCTGCGGCGGAAAGCCGGTCGTCGGCCTGCCGGGAAATCCCGCCAGCGCGCTCGTTGTCGCCTGGCGCATCGTCCGGCCGCTGGTGCGCGTCCTCGCGGGCGAGCGGATCGACGACGACGGTCTCGGCGACGAACGCGAACTCGCCGCCGTCCTCGACGTTGCCGTCCCGTCGCGACCGGGACGCGAAGACTACGTGCCGTGCACGCTCGCGCGCGACGGCGCGGGGCATCTCCGCGCGACGCCGGTGTTCGGCGCCTCCAACCTCATCTTCACGCTCGTGCGCGCCGACGCGCTGATCGCGATCCCGTTCGACCGCAGCGGCGTCGCGGCCGGCGAGACGGTGCGGGTGATCGTTCCGTGA
- a CDS encoding MoaD/ThiS family protein, which produces MRVELFGMARALAGTATVEIRADGALTYAEFVRALADAIPSMVPGVIAPSRDALVEPNLVLLDGRRAPREGERFGDGDRPCVLFLASGG; this is translated from the coding sequence GTGAGGGTCGAATTGTTCGGGATGGCGCGCGCGCTCGCGGGGACGGCGACGGTCGAGATCCGGGCGGACGGCGCGCTCACCTACGCCGAGTTCGTGCGCGCACTCGCCGACGCGATCCCGTCGATGGTCCCCGGGGTCATCGCGCCCTCGCGCGACGCGCTGGTCGAACCGAATCTCGTCCTGCTCGACGGGCGACGTGCGCCGCGCGAAGGCGAACGATTCGGCGACGGCGATCGTCCGTGCGTGCTGTTCCTCGCGAGCGGCGGATGA
- a CDS encoding P1 family peptidase, with translation MRRTLAFSFALVLLAAPAGARSPVAIGTLTPGPVDAITDVPGVRVAHVTKVEGTDVRTGATAIVPNEDIWNQRVAAATFDLNGNGEMTGAHWVDQAGFLEVPIVLTDTLDVGRADDGVVSWMIAHHPQIGRSDDVPLPLVAECDDQGLNDIQGRYVHAEDVVAVLEAAKSGDFARGNVGAGTGMLAFAFAGGIGSASRVLPKTLGGYTVGVLLNANIGSQPRADLRIDGVPVGRSLTHELLPIRRRAAAAAMPLRGRAADGSIIIVVATDAPLDHARLRDIAKRATIGLARTGATSRVSSGDLFLAFSTTHRYPRDGGIAGPQVETDEDRIDALYEATADVVEEALDDALFSAHTVVGRNGTTAFSLPYERVRPLLRR, from the coding sequence ATGCGTCGTACGCTCGCGTTCTCGTTCGCTCTCGTCCTGCTCGCCGCGCCCGCGGGCGCGCGTTCGCCCGTCGCGATCGGGACGCTGACGCCCGGACCCGTCGACGCGATCACCGATGTCCCCGGCGTGCGCGTCGCGCACGTCACCAAGGTCGAAGGCACCGACGTGCGGACCGGCGCGACCGCGATCGTCCCGAACGAGGACATCTGGAACCAGCGCGTCGCCGCAGCGACGTTCGACCTGAACGGCAACGGCGAGATGACCGGCGCGCACTGGGTCGACCAGGCGGGGTTTCTCGAGGTGCCGATCGTGCTGACCGACACGCTCGACGTCGGCCGCGCCGACGACGGCGTCGTCTCGTGGATGATCGCCCACCATCCGCAGATCGGGCGCAGCGACGACGTCCCGCTCCCGCTCGTCGCCGAGTGCGACGATCAAGGACTCAACGACATTCAAGGCCGGTACGTGCATGCCGAAGACGTCGTCGCGGTGCTCGAGGCTGCGAAGAGCGGCGACTTCGCGCGCGGCAACGTCGGCGCAGGAACGGGGATGCTGGCGTTCGCGTTCGCCGGGGGGATCGGATCGGCGTCGCGCGTCCTGCCGAAGACCCTCGGCGGTTACACCGTCGGCGTGCTGCTCAACGCGAACATCGGTTCGCAGCCGCGCGCCGATCTGCGGATCGACGGCGTCCCGGTCGGCCGCTCGCTGACGCACGAGCTGCTTCCGATCCGGCGGCGCGCGGCGGCGGCGGCGATGCCGCTGCGCGGCCGCGCGGCCGACGGCAGCATCATCATCGTCGTCGCAACCGACGCGCCGCTCGATCACGCGCGCCTGCGCGATATCGCGAAACGCGCGACGATCGGACTCGCGCGCACCGGCGCGACCTCACGCGTCTCGAGCGGCGACCTGTTCCTCGCGTTCTCGACGACGCATCGCTACCCGCGCGACGGCGGGATCGCCGGCCCGCAGGTCGAGACCGACGAGGACCGGATCGACGCCCTATACGAAGCGACCGCCGACGTCGT
- a CDS encoding molybdopterin biosynthesis protein, whose amino-acid sequence MTATRTVFLHDIPLETARERFDAALRAHGVDARGDAVETVALDDALDRVTARAVIARLSSPHYHACAMDGIAVRAARTAGARETAPVVLEARDALVVDTGDPLPPGFDAVVPIERVEPREGGRVAIRAAVAPFEHVRAIGEDVVASDVVVPARRLLGPADLALCAAAGVARVDVVRRPRVALITTGDELVDVTADDPPPGAILDSNAVLLSACVKRYGGTVALAIRLPDVEELLVAAVARASASADVVLVNAGSSAGRDDYTARVFARFGDVVVHGVAIRPGHPLVLAVAREARVPLLGIPGYPVSAAICADLFLRPLLERLGRRDPPDEQTIDVEVTRKLYSPLGEDEYVRAVAARVDGRIVATPLRRGAGVITSLSRANVLLAIPRLSEGARAGARLPARALRPLSAIERTLLAVGSHDVALDVLAGRLASAQIELVSAHVGSIAGLSALRQRAAHLAGTHVLDPPTQTYNDAAVRRYGPPEPVALVLLARREQGLVLARGNPLAIDAIAGIAATGARFVNRQPDAGTRILFDVLLARAGIAPEAIAGYDRIEFSHLAVAQLIANGSADAGLAIRAAARAFDLPFVSVAWEPYELALPARTLEEPRIAALIATLHDDAFRREVESLGGYDCAHAGDVRIVAPQVPA is encoded by the coding sequence GTGACCGCAACGCGCACCGTGTTTCTGCACGACATCCCGCTCGAGACGGCGCGCGAACGATTCGACGCGGCGCTGCGGGCGCACGGCGTCGACGCGCGCGGCGACGCGGTCGAGACGGTCGCGCTGGACGACGCGCTCGACCGCGTGACCGCACGCGCCGTGATCGCGCGGCTCTCGTCGCCGCACTATCACGCGTGCGCGATGGACGGGATCGCGGTCCGCGCGGCGCGCACGGCGGGCGCCCGCGAGACCGCGCCAGTCGTCCTCGAAGCGCGCGACGCGCTCGTCGTCGACACCGGCGATCCGCTCCCCCCGGGGTTCGACGCGGTGGTGCCGATCGAGCGCGTCGAGCCGCGCGAGGGAGGGCGCGTCGCGATCCGCGCCGCCGTCGCACCGTTCGAACACGTGCGCGCGATCGGCGAAGACGTCGTCGCGAGCGACGTCGTCGTCCCCGCGCGCCGTCTGCTCGGCCCCGCGGATCTTGCGTTGTGCGCGGCGGCCGGCGTCGCGCGCGTCGACGTGGTGAGGCGGCCGCGCGTCGCGCTGATCACCACGGGCGACGAACTCGTCGACGTCACCGCCGACGATCCGCCGCCCGGCGCGATCCTCGATTCCAACGCCGTCTTGCTGAGTGCGTGCGTGAAGCGCTACGGCGGCACCGTCGCGCTCGCGATCCGCCTCCCGGACGTCGAAGAGCTGCTGGTCGCGGCGGTGGCGCGCGCATCCGCGAGCGCGGACGTCGTGCTCGTCAACGCCGGGTCGTCGGCGGGACGCGACGATTACACCGCGCGCGTGTTCGCGCGGTTCGGCGACGTCGTCGTGCACGGCGTCGCGATCCGGCCCGGCCATCCGCTCGTGCTCGCGGTCGCGCGCGAGGCGCGCGTTCCGTTGCTCGGCATCCCCGGTTATCCGGTGAGCGCGGCGATCTGCGCCGACCTGTTTCTGCGCCCGCTGCTCGAGCGGCTCGGCCGCCGCGATCCGCCCGACGAGCAGACGATCGACGTCGAAGTGACGCGCAAGCTCTACTCGCCGCTCGGCGAGGACGAATATGTCCGGGCGGTCGCGGCACGAGTCGACGGGCGAATCGTCGCGACGCCGCTGCGGCGCGGAGCGGGCGTGATCACCTCGCTCTCGCGGGCGAACGTCCTGCTGGCGATCCCGCGGCTGAGCGAAGGCGCGCGCGCAGGCGCGCGGCTCCCGGCGCGCGCCCTGCGGCCGCTCTCGGCGATCGAACGCACCCTGCTCGCCGTCGGCAGCCACGACGTCGCGCTCGACGTGCTCGCGGGGCGCCTCGCGAGCGCGCAGATCGAACTCGTCTCGGCGCACGTCGGCAGCATCGCTGGCCTCTCCGCGCTGCGGCAGCGCGCCGCGCATCTCGCCGGGACGCACGTGCTCGATCCGCCGACGCAGACCTACAACGACGCCGCGGTGCGGCGGTACGGGCCGCCCGAACCCGTCGCCCTCGTCCTGCTCGCACGCCGGGAGCAGGGCCTCGTTCTCGCGCGCGGCAACCCGCTCGCGATCGATGCGATCGCCGGGATCGCGGCGACGGGCGCGCGCTTCGTGAACCGGCAGCCGGACGCCGGCACGCGCATACTCTTCGACGTGCTGCTCGCGCGCGCCGGGATCGCGCCGGAGGCGATCGCGGGGTACGATCGCATCGAGTTCTCGCACCTCGCCGTCGCGCAATTGATCGCGAACGGCAGCGCCGATGCCGGCCTGGCGATCCGCGCGGCCGCGCGCGCCTTCGATCTGCCGTTCGTCTCGGTCGCGTGGGAGCCGTACGAACTCGCGCTCCCGGCACGGACGCTCGAAGAACCGCGCATCGCAGCGCTGATCGCAACGCTGCACGACGACGCGTTCCGCCGCGAGGTCGAATCGCTCGGGGGCTACGACTGCGCGCACGCCGGCGACGTGCGCATCGTCGCGCCGCAGGTGCCGGCGTGA
- a CDS encoding aldehyde ferredoxin oxidoreductase family protein — MTYAGPRDLLEVDLSARSVRRTALGDEVFADALGGVGLAVRLTDERVRGRLDPLGPENPIVIAAGPFASTPVPAANKHALATISPLTGLLNEGLSSSHFSAVLRRCGLAAIVVTGASDAWTVLAIDGDDVRFEDASGLAGRSARETTKALRERYGDRSLRVCAIGPAGERGVRYAAVENDGRQAGRGGTGAVFGAKRLKAIALRGRGEVRIADPAATAALSNVLRERALGPTTAKYRVLGTSANLRVLQRMGQLPTRNFTAATFEGAENVTPERAREARGTYLELRAGCAGCPVQCEHLYVRKDRDRRAAAASEYESVWAFGPNCGVDDLDAVLDAIARCDAVGIDTISAGSAIAFAMECAQHGLVAADAFGPPLRFGNAAVLLPAIDAVAERRGLGDLLADGVRAAAQRIGKGAERFAMHCKGLELPGYEPRTLPTYALGLATCTRGACHNRAATYDRDLRDPSAERDDETRAADAIEAENRAMAWDSLVLCKFVRDCFDDFEREAAALWSAVAGLALDADGLSAAAQRTWERKRAINARLGWTSAEDTLPPRMFDEPVASGPNAGCRVDPQRLAALRDAYERLRVEAASHRHIAATA, encoded by the coding sequence ATGACGTACGCTGGCCCGCGCGATCTGCTCGAAGTCGATCTGAGCGCGCGCAGCGTTCGCCGCACCGCGCTCGGCGACGAGGTCTTCGCTGACGCGCTCGGCGGCGTCGGGCTCGCCGTGCGGCTGACCGACGAGCGCGTGCGCGGACGGCTCGATCCGCTCGGACCGGAGAATCCGATCGTGATCGCCGCCGGCCCGTTCGCGTCGACGCCGGTGCCGGCGGCCAACAAGCACGCGCTGGCGACGATCTCGCCGCTCACCGGGCTGCTGAACGAGGGGCTCTCGTCGAGCCATTTCTCGGCGGTGCTGCGCCGCTGCGGGCTGGCCGCGATCGTGGTGACGGGGGCGAGCGACGCGTGGACGGTGCTCGCGATCGACGGCGACGACGTCCGTTTCGAAGATGCATCCGGCCTTGCAGGACGGTCGGCGCGCGAGACGACGAAAGCGCTGCGCGAACGGTACGGGGACCGTTCCTTGCGCGTCTGCGCGATCGGTCCCGCCGGCGAACGCGGCGTGCGCTATGCGGCCGTCGAGAACGACGGGCGTCAAGCCGGGCGCGGCGGCACCGGTGCGGTGTTCGGCGCGAAGCGGCTCAAGGCGATCGCGCTGCGCGGCCGCGGCGAGGTCCGGATTGCGGATCCGGCGGCGACGGCGGCGTTGTCGAACGTGCTGCGCGAGCGCGCGCTCGGTCCGACGACGGCGAAGTACCGCGTCCTCGGCACGAGCGCGAACCTGCGCGTCCTGCAGCGGATGGGTCAGCTCCCGACGCGCAACTTCACCGCCGCGACGTTCGAGGGGGCGGAGAACGTGACGCCCGAGCGCGCGCGCGAGGCGCGCGGGACGTACCTCGAACTGCGCGCGGGCTGCGCGGGCTGTCCGGTGCAGTGCGAGCACCTTTACGTGCGCAAAGATCGCGACCGCCGCGCCGCCGCCGCGAGCGAGTACGAGTCGGTGTGGGCGTTCGGTCCGAACTGCGGCGTCGACGATCTCGACGCGGTGCTCGACGCGATCGCGCGCTGCGACGCCGTCGGGATCGATACGATCTCCGCCGGATCGGCGATCGCGTTCGCGATGGAGTGCGCGCAGCACGGCCTGGTCGCGGCCGATGCGTTCGGCCCGCCGCTGCGTTTCGGGAACGCCGCGGTCCTGCTGCCCGCGATCGACGCGGTCGCGGAGCGGCGCGGTCTGGGCGACCTGCTCGCCGACGGCGTGCGCGCGGCAGCGCAGCGTATCGGCAAGGGCGCGGAACGATTTGCGATGCATTGCAAGGGGCTCGAACTGCCGGGCTACGAACCGCGGACGCTTCCGACGTACGCGCTCGGCCTCGCGACGTGCACGCGCGGTGCGTGTCACAACCGCGCGGCGACCTACGATCGCGACCTGCGCGACCCGTCCGCCGAACGTGACGACGAGACCCGCGCCGCCGACGCGATCGAAGCGGAGAACCGCGCAATGGCGTGGGACAGCCTGGTGCTGTGCAAGTTCGTGCGCGACTGCTTCGACGATTTCGAGCGCGAAGCGGCGGCGCTGTGGAGCGCGGTCGCGGGGCTCGCGCTCGATGCCGACGGGCTGAGCGCCGCCGCACAGCGCACGTGGGAGCGCAAGCGCGCAATCAACGCGCGGCTCGGCTGGACGTCCGCCGAGGACACCCTGCCGCCGCGCATGTTCGACGAGCCGGTCGCAAGCGGTCCCAACGCGGGGTGCCGCGTCGACCCGCAACGGCTTGCGGCGCTGCGCGACGCTTACGAACGTCTGCGGGTCGAGGCCGCGTCGCACAGGCACATCGCCGCGACGGCGTGA